In a single window of the Leptolyngbyaceae cyanobacterium genome:
- a CDS encoding quinone-dependent dihydroorotate dehydrogenase, which yields MSSTTYYHLRALDIYRAGLRPLLFNVLKSDPEWLHEQTIQFLNWLAAKGSSIPAKWMQNQIELSCCLTDARLEQKLLTDGNGTALLFKNPMGLAAGFDKNGTASSAWSSFGFGFAELGTVTLWSQPGNPRPRLFRLPLDKAGLNRMGFNNDGAEVMATQLFLTWQHRLRPIPIGINLGKSKVTPLSDAPSDYVGSFRLLKDWGDYFVVNVSSPNTPGLRSLQEAPQLSAILSALQEENQGLKPILVKISPDLEWEAIGDVIEVATTHKLAGIIATNTTISRENLRTKRVSATGKLITEEAGGISGAPLRERSTEIIRVIWRETKGQLPIIGVGGIFTADDAWEKITAGASLIQTYTGWIYEGPWMVKRILQGLLNKLEERGLSHISEAVGLQE from the coding sequence TTGTCTTCTACTACCTACTACCACTTAAGAGCCTTGGATATATATCGAGCAGGTTTACGTCCCCTGTTGTTTAATGTCTTGAAAAGCGATCCGGAATGGTTGCACGAACAAACCATTCAATTTCTCAACTGGTTAGCCGCCAAAGGCTCTAGCATTCCAGCTAAATGGATGCAAAACCAAATAGAGCTCTCTTGTTGTCTTACAGATGCACGCCTCGAACAAAAGCTGCTAACTGATGGCAACGGGACAGCCCTACTCTTTAAAAACCCAATGGGATTAGCGGCTGGGTTTGATAAGAACGGTACGGCTTCGAGTGCTTGGTCGAGTTTTGGTTTTGGTTTTGCCGAACTAGGTACGGTGACCTTGTGGTCTCAACCAGGGAACCCCCGCCCTCGGTTATTTCGACTGCCCTTGGACAAAGCGGGTTTGAACCGCATGGGTTTTAATAACGATGGCGCTGAGGTAATGGCTACTCAGCTTTTCCTGACTTGGCAGCATCGTCTTAGACCGATTCCGATCGGGATTAACCTGGGTAAATCTAAGGTAACACCATTATCTGATGCGCCGTCTGACTATGTTGGTAGTTTTCGCCTGCTGAAAGATTGGGGCGATTACTTTGTGGTCAACGTTTCTTCACCCAACACCCCGGGTTTGCGATCGCTCCAAGAAGCCCCCCAATTGAGCGCTATCTTGTCTGCTTTACAAGAAGAGAACCAAGGTCTTAAGCCAATTCTAGTCAAGATTTCACCGGATCTGGAATGGGAAGCGATCGGCGACGTGATAGAAGTGGCAACCACCCATAAGTTAGCTGGCATCATTGCTACTAACACTACCATCAGTCGGGAAAATCTGAGAACTAAGCGAGTTTCTGCTACTGGAAAATTAATTACGGAAGAAGCAGGCGGTATCAGCGGCGCACCTCTGCGGGAACGTTCTACAGAAATTATCCGGGTAATTTGGCGAGAAACTAAAGGTCAATTACCGATTATCGGCGTGGGAGGTATCTTTACCGCCGACGATGCTTGGGAAAAAATTACGGCTGGTGCTAGTTTGATTCAAACTTACACCGGTTGGATTTACGAAGGGCCTTGGATGGTGAAACGAATTTTACAAGGTTTGTTGAATAAGTTGGAGGAAAGGGGTTTGTCTCATATTTCTGAGGCAGTTGGTTTACAGGAATAG
- a CDS encoding GAF domain-containing protein has translation MGQQQQPITEDKKLVTLGRVLQTLREEDNVDVLLETTVNYLQTEFNYSLVWIGFYDRLDHRILGKGGITPTGDVSFLKTRIFLNPGDLLEQVVIQLRPIGVPDLQKETRAGEWRKAAANFNIRGTLIFPIRYRDRCFGVVLMGTAGWGVSPRPEEKARLSMLLGTLGASLNQIEADWNRQRTKRPDEPMFRILEQLRERASSWQRMEAIVSETHQFITPTRTNIYWFEQERRYFWRRVSNRQVGIGDGSAVASGITVQESGGFYNALIGDQIVSIGEAHSSLKADITSRLLQRLGVRSLLAAPIRLGDELLGFLSVEGSEPRIWKEEEKNFVRGAAQLIALISPIEQMEATIEQTKQDQLLTSEITSAITSEEDWQKTLKVCTEQLTGRLQIDRLLVLLFDPDQKQFEVCYQHHPVNRRPLSQSVIKDGSGHPATHVLPNLTQVDWLLLERSKEPVGIEDLSNDLKLLVWRNLFLEAGVRSVLTCNTTLGRPLTGLLLVSCENARTWTATEREIFRIVSQQIGLILNQWRLNKECAKQQKNYQSLQWAFSTMQQAQTVSQIEAAALGAIASMVQAPMAALVTWSPGSKEGQILTTPITNPKFAIDAEFTVPVHTDELIQEILFTDGLLIKNAETLPTATRRWLCGEGIGEVLAIALRTTPDHAPTGIALFVKGAGEPWQESILPMFGLLISQFAWSRRFMMLIASLQQERQELQCLNWYKHRLIEDFYLKNKGISKDLGNGQSSSTLNGLSSISQMLAREQWKTKIKGSEKLAIQEKEVTVKTEDSVRLASLLRRSLERIDGLIKQRRIWTQLHDAGGENALTSSLCKSLDVVKIELVLYEVLLSACDRCANGGRIDIWYRPFKKDNAIISGNLTNLSPVDFYPSSFIELSITDNGTIDPQLITDLQQVPLDELAPSTLDKPPGLHLRICQLLLRPMGCELSLYQMDDGRIVSRLIVPLDN, from the coding sequence ATGGGCCAGCAACAACAACCGATTACTGAAGATAAAAAACTCGTTACTTTAGGGCGTGTCCTCCAAACCTTGCGGGAAGAGGATAACGTCGATGTTTTACTGGAAACAACCGTAAATTACCTCCAAACTGAGTTTAATTACAGCTTAGTGTGGATTGGCTTTTACGATCGCTTAGACCATCGCATTTTAGGAAAGGGAGGAATTACCCCGACAGGAGACGTGAGTTTCCTCAAAACCAGGATTTTCCTCAATCCAGGCGACCTCTTAGAACAAGTGGTAATTCAGCTGCGACCTATAGGCGTTCCCGATTTACAAAAGGAAACCCGGGCTGGGGAATGGCGCAAAGCCGCAGCCAATTTTAATATACGGGGGACTCTAATTTTTCCGATCCGATATCGCGATCGCTGTTTCGGCGTAGTTTTAATGGGAACCGCAGGATGGGGCGTCTCTCCCCGTCCGGAAGAAAAAGCCCGCCTTTCCATGCTGTTAGGGACTCTGGGAGCTTCCCTCAATCAAATCGAAGCAGACTGGAACCGTCAGCGAACCAAACGCCCCGACGAACCGATGTTTCGCATTTTGGAGCAATTGCGGGAACGCGCTTCGAGTTGGCAGCGTATGGAAGCGATCGTCAGCGAAACCCATCAATTTATTACCCCTACTCGTACTAATATCTACTGGTTCGAGCAAGAACGGCGCTATTTTTGGCGGCGAGTCAGCAACCGACAGGTAGGGATCGGAGATGGGTCGGCAGTAGCTTCCGGAATCACCGTTCAAGAATCTGGCGGTTTTTATAATGCCCTAATCGGGGATCAGATAGTTTCGATCGGAGAAGCTCATAGTTCTTTAAAAGCCGACATTACCAGCCGATTATTACAACGATTAGGGGTCAGAAGTCTTTTAGCCGCTCCTATTCGTTTGGGTGACGAACTGTTGGGTTTTTTATCTGTAGAAGGTAGCGAACCTCGGATTTGGAAGGAAGAAGAAAAAAATTTCGTGCGCGGTGCTGCTCAATTAATTGCTTTGATTTCTCCTATAGAACAAATGGAAGCTACGATCGAGCAAACCAAGCAAGACCAATTGTTGACATCGGAAATCACCTCTGCAATTACCAGCGAAGAGGATTGGCAAAAAACATTAAAAGTTTGTACCGAACAATTAACCGGTCGCTTGCAAATCGATCGCTTATTAGTGCTGCTATTCGATCCCGACCAAAAACAATTTGAAGTTTGTTATCAACACCATCCAGTTAACCGAAGACCGCTCTCTCAATCAGTCATTAAAGATGGTTCCGGACATCCGGCAACTCACGTTTTACCCAATTTAACTCAAGTGGATTGGCTATTGCTGGAACGTAGCAAAGAACCAGTGGGAATCGAAGATTTATCTAACGATTTAAAACTGCTAGTTTGGCGTAATCTCTTCTTAGAAGCGGGAGTAAGGAGCGTGCTAACCTGCAATACCACGCTGGGAAGACCGTTGACGGGATTGTTATTAGTCAGTTGTGAAAATGCTCGAACGTGGACGGCTACCGAACGAGAAATTTTTCGGATCGTCAGCCAACAAATTGGTTTGATTCTGAATCAATGGCGACTCAATAAAGAATGCGCTAAGCAACAAAAGAATTACCAATCTTTGCAATGGGCTTTTTCCACCATGCAGCAGGCGCAAACCGTAAGCCAGATCGAGGCAGCTGCTCTGGGGGCGATCGCTTCTATGGTACAAGCTCCGATGGCTGCTTTGGTTACTTGGTCGCCTGGGAGTAAGGAGGGTCAAATTTTAACTACTCCGATTACTAATCCTAAATTTGCGATCGATGCGGAATTTACCGTTCCGGTACATACAGATGAACTGATTCAAGAAATTCTCTTTACTGATGGTTTATTGATTAAAAATGCGGAAACTTTACCTACAGCTACCCGCCGTTGGCTTTGCGGCGAGGGAATAGGGGAAGTTTTGGCGATTGCTTTAAGAACGACTCCCGATCATGCTCCTACAGGGATAGCTCTGTTTGTGAAGGGTGCGGGAGAACCTTGGCAAGAAAGCATTCTACCGATGTTTGGCTTGTTAATTTCTCAATTTGCTTGGTCGCGTCGGTTTATGATGCTGATTGCTTCTTTGCAACAGGAACGACAAGAATTACAATGTTTAAATTGGTACAAACATCGCCTAATAGAAGATTTTTACTTGAAAAATAAAGGAATATCTAAGGATTTAGGTAATGGTCAGTCTTCATCTACGTTAAATGGACTATCTTCAATTTCTCAAATGCTAGCGAGGGAACAATGGAAAACGAAAATAAAAGGTTCTGAAAAACTAGCTATCCAAGAAAAAGAAGTAACTGTTAAAACAGAAGATTCCGTTAGGTTAGCTAGTTTATTGAGGCGAAGTCTAGAGCGTATAGATGGTTTAATTAAACAGCGCCGGATTTGGACTCAATTGCATGATGCTGGCGGCGAGAACGCGCTGACTAGCAGTTTGTGTAAAAGTTTGGATGTAGTAAAAATTGAACTGGTGCTTTACGAGGTGCTTTTGAGCGCTTGCGATCGATGTGCCAATGGAGGCAGAATCGATATTTGGTATCGACCTTTTAAAAAGGATAATGCCATCATTAGCGGGAATTTAACCAATCTTTCACCAGTAGACTTTTATCCCTCATCATTTATCGAGCTTTCGATTACTGACAACGGCACTATCGACCCCCAACTAATTACCGATCTCCAACAAGTTCCCCTAGATGAATTGGCTCCGTCTACTCTAGATAAACCACCAGGATTGCATTTGCGAATCTGCCAACTTTTGCTCAGACCGATGGGATGCGAACTGAGTTTATATCAAATGGATGATGGCAGAATAGTCAGCCGTTTGATCGTCCCACTCGATAATTAG
- the secA gene encoding preprotein translocase subunit SecA, translated as MLKSLLGDPNARKLKKYQPYVADINVLEEEIQALSDRELIGKTAEFKQRLAKAKTPNEEKELLDEILPEAFAVVREAGSRVLGMRHFDVQLLGGIILHTGQIAEMKTGEGKTLVATLPAYLNALTGKGVHVITVNDYLAKRDAEWMGQIHRFLGLSVGLIQQGMNPSERQKNYHCDITYATNSEIGFDYLRDNMASSMAEVVQRPFNYCIIDEVDSILIDEARTPLIISGQVERPSEKYIRASLVAAGLNKDEHYEVDEKARNVILSDEGFAQAEKLLEVTDLYDPNDPWAHYVFNAIKAKELFIKDVNYIVRNGEVVIVDEFTGRVMQGRRWSDGLHQAIEAKESVEIQAETQTLATITYQNLFLLYPKLGGMTGTAKTEEAEFEKIYKLEVTIIPTNRKNIRRDVSDVVYKTETAKWRAVAEECAQMHELGRPILVGTTSVEKSEVLSALLQEKRVPHNLLNAKPENVERESEIIAQAGRKGAVTIATNMAGRGTDIILGGNADYMARLKLREYFMPRVVQPEEEEQLSPVRVPGAEADRGGGVGFAPGKKMKTWKASPQIFPVELSRETEKMLKEAVEFAVREYGENSLSELEAEDKVAVAAEKAPTEDPVIQKLREVYNVIRKTYEQYTSREHEEVVSVGGLHVIGTERHESRRIDNQLRGRAARQGDPGSTKFFLSLEDNLLRIFGGDRVAGLMNAFRVEEDMPIESGMLTRSLEGAQKKVETYYYDIRKQVFEYDEVMNNQRRAIYAERRRVLEGQDLKEQVIKYGEKTMDDIVDAYINPELPSEEWELGKLVSKVKEFVYLLSDMEPNQLEDLSVGEIKAFLHEQVRIAYDLKEAQIEQLQPGLMRQAERFFILQQIDTLWREHLQAMDALRESVGLRGYGQKDPLVEYKSEGYETFLEMMTAIRRNVVYSLFQFQPQMQ; from the coding sequence ATGTTAAAAAGTTTGCTGGGCGATCCAAACGCTCGTAAGCTCAAAAAATACCAGCCTTACGTTGCCGATATAAACGTCCTCGAAGAAGAAATTCAAGCTCTATCCGATCGAGAGCTTATAGGTAAAACAGCCGAATTCAAACAGCGATTGGCCAAAGCCAAAACTCCTAACGAGGAGAAAGAATTGCTGGATGAAATCCTGCCAGAAGCATTCGCCGTAGTCCGCGAAGCAGGTAGCCGCGTTTTAGGGATGCGCCACTTTGACGTACAACTATTAGGTGGCATCATCCTCCATACCGGACAAATAGCTGAAATGAAAACCGGGGAAGGCAAAACCTTAGTCGCGACCCTACCCGCCTATCTAAACGCCCTCACCGGTAAAGGCGTACACGTCATTACCGTGAACGATTACTTGGCCAAGCGCGACGCCGAATGGATGGGGCAAATTCATCGCTTTCTCGGATTGAGCGTCGGGCTGATCCAGCAAGGTATGAACCCAAGCGAACGCCAGAAAAATTATCATTGCGATATCACCTACGCCACCAATAGCGAAATCGGATTCGATTACTTGCGGGACAACATGGCCTCTTCAATGGCCGAAGTAGTGCAGCGTCCCTTCAACTACTGCATTATCGACGAAGTAGACTCGATCTTGATCGACGAAGCACGCACCCCCTTGATTATCTCCGGTCAGGTGGAACGTCCCAGCGAGAAATACATTCGAGCTTCCTTAGTAGCAGCAGGTCTGAATAAAGACGAGCATTACGAAGTAGACGAAAAAGCTCGTAACGTCATCCTTTCCGACGAAGGATTTGCCCAAGCCGAAAAACTACTGGAAGTCACGGATCTCTACGACCCCAACGACCCTTGGGCGCACTATGTTTTCAACGCCATTAAAGCCAAAGAACTATTTATCAAAGACGTTAACTACATCGTCCGCAACGGAGAAGTAGTAATCGTTGATGAATTTACCGGTAGAGTCATGCAGGGCAGACGCTGGAGCGATGGGTTGCACCAAGCTATAGAAGCTAAAGAAAGCGTCGAAATTCAAGCGGAAACCCAAACACTCGCTACCATTACTTATCAAAACCTGTTTTTGCTGTATCCCAAACTAGGCGGCATGACCGGTACCGCCAAAACAGAAGAAGCAGAATTTGAAAAGATTTACAAGCTGGAAGTGACGATTATCCCCACTAATCGTAAAAACATCCGGCGAGACGTATCAGATGTAGTATACAAAACAGAAACAGCTAAATGGCGAGCAGTAGCTGAAGAATGCGCCCAAATGCACGAACTCGGTCGCCCTATATTGGTAGGAACTACCAGCGTAGAAAAATCAGAAGTACTGAGTGCTTTATTGCAAGAAAAGCGAGTTCCTCACAATCTTCTCAACGCGAAACCAGAAAACGTGGAAAGAGAGTCGGAAATTATCGCTCAAGCAGGTCGCAAAGGAGCCGTTACCATTGCCACTAACATGGCGGGTAGAGGTACAGACATCATCTTGGGTGGTAACGCCGACTACATGGCGCGGCTAAAATTGCGGGAATATTTTATGCCTCGCGTCGTACAACCAGAAGAAGAGGAGCAACTTTCTCCCGTGCGAGTACCCGGTGCAGAAGCCGATCGCGGTGGCGGTGTTGGTTTTGCCCCAGGCAAAAAAATGAAAACTTGGAAAGCATCACCGCAAATTTTCCCAGTCGAACTATCGCGGGAAACCGAAAAGATGCTCAAAGAAGCAGTGGAATTTGCCGTGCGAGAATACGGAGAAAATAGCTTATCGGAATTAGAAGCAGAAGATAAAGTAGCGGTAGCGGCTGAAAAAGCGCCAACTGAAGACCCAGTAATCCAAAAACTGCGGGAAGTTTATAATGTCATTCGCAAAACTTACGAACAATACACCAGCCGCGAACACGAAGAAGTAGTAAGTGTTGGTGGCTTGCACGTCATCGGTACCGAACGTCACGAATCTCGTCGTATTGATAACCAATTACGGGGACGCGCCGCTCGCCAAGGTGACCCGGGTTCAACCAAGTTTTTCCTCAGTTTGGAAGATAACTTGCTGCGGATTTTCGGCGGGGACAGGGTAGCCGGCTTGATGAATGCTTTCCGAGTAGAAGAAGATATGCCTATAGAATCGGGAATGCTCACCCGCTCTCTAGAAGGCGCTCAGAAAAAAGTCGAAACCTACTATTACGACATCCGCAAACAGGTATTCGAGTACGACGAAGTGATGAATAATCAGCGTCGTGCTATCTACGCCGAACGTCGCCGCGTTTTGGAAGGTCAAGACTTAAAGGAACAAGTGATCAAGTATGGCGAAAAAACGATGGATGACATCGTGGATGCTTACATTAACCCCGAATTGCCTTCCGAAGAGTGGGAGTTAGGCAAATTGGTCAGTAAAGTGAAGGAATTTGTTTATCTGCTTTCCGATATGGAACCAAATCAGTTAGAAGATTTGTCAGTTGGAGAGATTAAGGCATTCCTCCACGAGCAAGTACGCATTGCTTATGACTTGAAAGAAGCACAAATCGAGCAATTACAGCCCGGATTGATGCGACAAGCCGAACGCTTCTTTATCTTGCAGCAAATCGATACTCTCTGGCGAGAGCACTTGCAAGCAATGGATGCTTTGCGGGAAAGCGTGGGACTTCGCGGTTACGGCCAAAAAGACCCGTTGGTCGAGTATAAGAGTGAAGGTTACGAAACTTTCTTGGAAATGATGACAGCCATTCGTCGGAATGTGGTCTATTCTTTGTTCCAATTTCAGCCGCAAATGCAATAA
- a CDS encoding diheme cytochrome C: MFGERQQQVRPNTYLLRKRQKLIGLLLLLCLGSAIVSWCLTLVTELPAQSQPVISVSRTGTVDIVPQRYQLGQELYLKNCASCHIGVPPATLPTETWLDIIQDSQHYGKELKPLVDPERLLVWEYLRTFSRARSPEEERTPYRVIQSRYFRALHPQVKLSPSLALGSCVSCHPRVTEYDFRTLSSEWQNAP; the protein is encoded by the coding sequence ATGTTCGGTGAAAGACAACAGCAAGTAAGACCAAATACTTATCTCCTCCGAAAACGGCAGAAGCTAATCGGTTTATTGCTGTTGCTCTGTTTGGGGAGCGCGATCGTCAGCTGGTGTTTAACGCTGGTCACCGAATTGCCAGCCCAAAGTCAACCAGTAATTTCGGTATCTCGGACGGGTACGGTTGACATAGTGCCCCAAAGATATCAATTGGGACAAGAGCTATACCTGAAAAACTGCGCTAGTTGTCATATTGGAGTACCGCCAGCAACACTTCCCACCGAAACCTGGTTAGATATTATTCAAGATTCGCAACACTACGGAAAAGAATTAAAACCGCTGGTAGATCCGGAACGCTTATTGGTGTGGGAATATTTGCGAACCTTCTCCCGCGCCCGATCGCCAGAGGAAGAAAGAACTCCTTATCGAGTAATTCAGTCTCGTTACTTTCGAGCGCTTCATCCACAAGTAAAATTATCTCCATCCCTTGCATTAGGTAGCTGCGTCTCCTGTCACCCTAGAGTGACGGAATACGACTTCCGCACCCTCTCCTCTGAATGGCAAAATGCCCCGTAA
- a CDS encoding MoxR family ATPase yields the protein MREQIAILTENLGRTIVGKADAIRLVLVALLSGGHALLEDVPGVGKTLLAKSLARSIDGRFQRIQCTPDLLPTDVTGTNIWNQSTSEFEFLAGPVFANVLLADEINRATPRTQSALLEVMEERQVTVDGVSRPVPNPFFAIATQNPIEYQGTFPLPEAQMDRFTLCFSLGYPTAEEELQMLQRLQDGMNVDELKPCISLDEVLELRRLCGQVKVEASLQKYILNLVRATREDEEINLGVSPRGTVALHKASQALAFLDSRDYVIPDDVKFLAPYVLSHRIISAGGRRSKTIVERLLRSIPIP from the coding sequence ATGAGAGAACAGATTGCAATTCTCACCGAAAACTTGGGCCGTACCATCGTCGGCAAAGCAGATGCGATTCGCTTAGTATTAGTTGCTTTGCTCTCTGGGGGTCATGCGCTACTAGAGGACGTTCCCGGAGTAGGCAAAACTTTGCTGGCTAAATCCTTGGCTCGATCGATCGACGGGCGCTTTCAACGAATTCAATGCACTCCTGACTTACTCCCCACCGATGTCACTGGAACGAATATCTGGAATCAAAGCACTAGCGAATTTGAATTTCTAGCCGGCCCGGTATTTGCTAACGTTCTATTAGCAGATGAAATTAACCGCGCTACGCCCCGTACTCAGTCTGCTTTGCTGGAAGTCATGGAAGAACGGCAGGTAACTGTAGATGGAGTTTCCCGTCCGGTACCCAATCCGTTTTTCGCGATCGCAACTCAAAATCCGATCGAGTATCAAGGAACATTCCCTCTGCCAGAAGCTCAGATGGATCGCTTCACCTTATGCTTCAGTTTGGGTTATCCGACAGCAGAAGAAGAACTTCAAATGCTCCAAAGGCTCCAAGATGGGATGAATGTCGATGAATTAAAACCTTGTATTTCTTTAGATGAGGTTTTAGAATTACGGCGTCTGTGCGGGCAAGTCAAAGTAGAGGCTTCCTTACAAAAGTACATCCTTAACTTGGTTAGGGCGACTAGAGAAGATGAAGAAATTAACTTGGGAGTGAGTCCTCGCGGTACGGTTGCCTTACACAAGGCTAGCCAAGCACTGGCTTTTCTCGATAGCAGAGATTACGTGATTCCTGATGACGTGAAGTTTTTAGCTCCTTACGTGCTTTCCCATCGGATCATTTCGGCTGGCGGACGACGATCGAAAACGATCGTAGAACGATTGCTTCGCTCTATACCGATTCCCTAA
- a CDS encoding bifunctional riboflavin kinase/FAD synthetase, which translates to MWLTSSLTTVLTPTAVALGNFDGIHRGHQQVIQPILPELEVKSSLAIFHPEKIRSTEDKKFLDSSVVSYGEYTDKITVSERPYSTVVTFNPHPREFFTGQTRSLLTPIEEKVNQLHLLGVEQLVMLPFNRSLADLSPHEFVEQIVVGHLKAKRVSIGQDFCFGHRRSGTSTDLQAIAAQYNVEVIIVPIHNSQGERISSSAIREALASGNIEAANRMLGRSYTLKGLVVKGQQLGRTLGFPTANLEIPSDKLLPRLGVYAVRVLLEQQPAMGESGCPKAAQEWQAGVMNIGYRPTINGTCLTVEVHLLDWSGDLYGKALTLSLEKFLRPEQKFSSIEDLKQQIQNDCIAARISFDREITNSELGINDRT; encoded by the coding sequence GTGTGGCTTACCTCATCGCTAACAACCGTTCTAACTCCAACCGCTGTTGCCCTGGGAAACTTTGACGGGATACATCGAGGGCATCAACAGGTTATACAACCGATATTGCCAGAACTAGAAGTAAAAAGCAGTCTAGCGATATTTCACCCGGAAAAAATTCGCTCGACAGAAGATAAAAAGTTCCTGGATTCGTCTGTAGTAAGCTATGGCGAATACACTGACAAAATAACGGTCAGCGAACGCCCTTACTCAACCGTTGTCACTTTTAATCCCCATCCTCGCGAGTTTTTTACCGGGCAAACTCGTAGTTTGTTAACACCTATAGAAGAAAAAGTAAACCAATTGCATTTATTAGGGGTTGAGCAATTGGTAATGTTACCATTTAATCGTTCGTTGGCTGATTTAAGCCCCCATGAGTTTGTCGAGCAGATCGTCGTGGGACACTTGAAAGCCAAGCGAGTCAGTATAGGACAAGATTTTTGTTTCGGACATCGCCGATCGGGAACTTCAACTGATTTACAGGCGATCGCCGCCCAATACAATGTAGAAGTAATTATCGTGCCCATCCACAACTCTCAAGGGGAAAGAATTAGTAGTTCTGCGATCCGAGAAGCCTTGGCATCAGGAAATATAGAAGCTGCCAATCGAATGCTGGGCAGATCTTACACGCTCAAAGGGTTGGTAGTAAAAGGTCAGCAACTAGGTAGAACTCTAGGATTTCCCACAGCTAATTTGGAAATCCCTAGCGATAAATTACTACCCCGTCTGGGAGTTTATGCCGTGAGAGTTTTGCTCGAACAACAGCCAGCGATGGGAGAATCGGGATGCCCAAAGGCAGCACAAGAGTGGCAAGCAGGGGTAATGAATATCGGATACCGCCCCACTATTAATGGAACCTGCCTGACCGTGGAAGTTCACTTGTTAGACTGGTCTGGGGATTTATATGGCAAAGCTTTAACTCTCAGCCTGGAAAAGTTTCTCCGTCCGGAGCAAAAATTTTCTTCCATAGAAGACCTCAAACAGCAGATTCAGAACGACTGTATAGCTGCTCGCATCAGTTTTGATAGAGAAATCACAAATTCAGAACTGGGAATAAACGACAGAACATAA
- a CDS encoding MBL fold metallo-hydrolase: MSSMQNQFTIHFWGVRGSIPCPGPHTVRYGGNTPCIEMRVGNKRLIFDGGTGLRVLGQSLLSHMPLEAYMFFTHSHWDHIQGFPFFTPAFIKGNCFHIYGAVSPNGATVQQRLNDQMLHPNFPVPLQIMGAQLKFYNLEMGDTVELGDVKIETGLLNHPGEAIGYRINWQGCSAAYISDTEHYPDRLDENVLRLANNADVMIYDATYTDEEYHSPKSSKVGWGHSTWQEAVKLAKTANVKQLVIFHHDPLHDDDFLDLVGDRAVQLFPNTILAREGMTIELIAPSVPQTEDFQEAKVSA, encoded by the coding sequence ATGTCTAGTATGCAAAACCAATTTACAATTCACTTCTGGGGCGTCAGAGGTAGTATTCCATGTCCAGGGCCACACACTGTACGCTATGGCGGCAATACCCCTTGTATAGAAATGCGGGTGGGTAATAAACGCCTGATATTTGATGGAGGCACTGGCTTGCGAGTGTTGGGGCAATCTTTGTTGTCCCATATGCCCTTAGAAGCTTATATGTTTTTCACCCACTCCCATTGGGATCACATTCAGGGATTTCCTTTCTTTACACCAGCATTTATTAAAGGGAATTGCTTTCACATCTATGGAGCGGTCTCTCCCAATGGTGCTACCGTTCAGCAACGGTTAAACGACCAAATGCTGCATCCAAATTTTCCAGTACCGCTACAGATTATGGGTGCCCAACTGAAGTTTTATAACCTTGAGATGGGTGACACCGTTGAATTAGGGGATGTCAAAATCGAGACTGGCTTGCTAAATCATCCAGGAGAAGCGATCGGTTATCGAATAAACTGGCAAGGCTGTTCGGCAGCTTATATCTCCGATACGGAACATTATCCAGATCGTTTGGATGAAAACGTGTTGCGGTTAGCTAACAATGCTGACGTGATGATTTACGATGCCACCTATACGGATGAAGAATACCATTCTCCGAAATCCAGTAAGGTGGGTTGGGGACATTCAACCTGGCAAGAAGCAGTCAAATTAGCTAAAACAGCTAATGTCAAACAACTGGTAATCTTCCATCACGACCCCCTGCATGACGATGATTTCTTAGATTTAGTGGGAGATCGAGCGGTTCAGTTGTTCCCCAATACGATCTTGGCTAGGGAAGGCATGACGATCGAATTAATTGCGCCATCGGTTCCTCAAACAGAAGACTTTCAAGAAGCAAAAGTATCTGCTTAA